The Acidobacteriota bacterium region ATGTGCCGGAGACTGGCTGACATCCAGCGATAATTGAGATAAGACAAACCGCATCCAAGCAGAATGCTCAGGGCCAGGAGAGTGCCGCCTTTCCACACTCCAATCACAATCAATATCAGTGAAACGAGTGGAATATGACGCTCCAGTCGTCGTTGCACTGCTATTGGATCGGTTGCAGGTGAATCTTGCGGGATCGGGTTGGGTGATTCAGGTTCTGACACAAGTGAAAATTGAAAAGGGGGACTCTACCCGGAATAGGGTCATTTGTAAATCTTATTTATCCTGACCAAAACGTTTCCAAAGGACATAGAGCTCGTTGCCGAGCGCCACCAAACCAATCAGGCTGAAAATGATCAGAAAGAGCGGCGACTTCCCAAACCGATAGTCAAGATAAATCCCAAGCCCCACCAGTGCCGCCAGTGTGGTTGGAATGGATAAGGCAATTCCCATAGAGAGGATTGCCTGCTGCCACGAAACACCACCTGAGTTGTGATCATTTGGATCGGTTGGGGAAGGCATAATGTTAGGGCCTGGGCTTGGTTTCGAAAACCTGGAACCCGGACTTACTCACCTGGCCCAGATGGAACTTCGGGGCTGGTGTAAATATAAGCCCACCAGATAAAAAGGGCTTGAACCGGTAATCGAACCCAAAGTGCCCAAATCGGGACGTTCATGCCACCGCCACGAGCCATCAAATGGTGGATATTCGCCGGGAAAACAGCAATCAGGAGTAAGATCACTCCCCAGGCAGCCCATCGTCGAAGGGGAGGAATACACAGGGCAATGCCTAATAAAATTTCGGCAACCCCGCTCAGATAGATCAACTCCAGATGGAATGGTAAGTAGGGTGGCATCAACTTCATATAAAAGCCAGGGTTTAGAAAGT contains the following coding sequences:
- a CDS encoding ATP synthase subunit I, producing MSEPESPNPIPQDSPATDPIAVQRRLERHIPLVSLILIVIGVWKGGTLLALSILLGCGLSYLNYRWMSASLRHILATTKDKPSARQMSKFLSRWVVIGVVMVVASKLFYFSMLGILIGLFAFPIAVMLEGAYQAIWVAINGLD
- a CDS encoding DoxX family protein, which encodes MIKQAGLYLMAVFYTVAGINHFLNPGFYMKLMPPYLPFHLELIYLSGVAEILLGIALCIPPLRRWAAWGVILLLIAVFPANIHHLMARGGGMNVPIWALWVRLPVQALFIWWAYIYTSPEVPSGPGE
- a CDS encoding AtpZ/AtpI family protein, producing the protein MPSPTDPNDHNSGGVSWQQAILSMGIALSIPTTLAALVGLGIYLDYRFGKSPLFLIIFSLIGLVALGNELYVLWKRFGQDK